A window of the Hemitrygon akajei chromosome 22, sHemAka1.3, whole genome shotgun sequence genome harbors these coding sequences:
- the LOC140714746 gene encoding BTB/POZ domain-containing protein 17-like: MGSVETMLYRNRPSGARCLLPFATLVLWSAIARGAQKIDLNNENAIATINHSSILIDHLQGLLHNSNSSDITLKVYTGNSDEVKVFHTHHLLLVLQSDVFEDLLLNRSVTTLILHETSECAVLFENLLRYLYSGEITILLNQVVPLHKLATKYHITALQHGILEYMSQHLASALPRGHVVSWYHYSLKIGNEDLQERCKRFLAWNMSSIIHSQEWQTISDDLMVALLQRSDLVVESELEIYYAVEEWIKKNHPDITVTETVLKSIRYAMISPQHLFHIQKESPIMNEFYSLVHNLLFLTFQFHSTTPLVFAKYFDVNCSLFIPRNYLSSSWGSPWVINNPARDDRSTSFQTQLTPSSSDSGRKVTWNALFSPRWLPISFRPSYSSPANGAVQAYSPEDGRPRIVINPATNSVNFAGVSFQKTILVRVKQEGRSYVKHVYNFHQSTEETGDFLVRADLQKRSSEYLIDNSLHLHIIIKPIYQALIKAIK; this comes from the exons ATGGGCTCCGTTGAGACAATGCTGTACAGAAATCGTCCGAGTGGTGCGAGATGCCTTCTTCCCTTTGCAACTTTGGTTTTATGGAGTGCCATTGCCAGAGGAG CCCAGAAAATAGATCTAAACAATGAAAATGCCATTGCAACAATCAACCATTCTTCAATCCTTATTGATCACCTTCAGGGCCTCCTGCACAATTCCAACTCGAGTGATATCACACTGAAGGTCTACACAGGGAATTCGGATGAAGTCAAAGTGTTTCACACTCACCACCTTCTCCTTGTCCTTCAGAGTGATGTCTTTGAGGATCTCTTGCTGAATCGAAGTGTTACCACACTCATTCTACATGAAACATCTGAATGTGCTGTCCTTTTTGAGAACTTACTCAG GTACTTGTACAGCGGTGAAATCACAATCCTTTTGAATCAAGTTGTCCCACTGCATAAACTAGCCACCAAGTACCACATTACAGCCTTGCAGCATGGTATTCTTGAATACATGAGCCAACACCTTGCCAGTGCCTTGCCCCGAGGCCATGTGGTCAGTTGGTATCATTACTCACTCAAAATAGGTAATGAAGACCTACAGGAGAGGTGCAAGCGGTTTCTGGCTTGGAACATGTCCAGCATCATTCACAGCCAAGAGTGGCAAACCATCAGTGACGATCTGATGGTCGCCCTGCTTCAACGCTCCGACCTGGTTGTGGAAAGCGAACTGGAGATTTATTATGCAGTTGAGGAGTGGATAAAGAAGAACCACCCcgacatcacagtaacagagaccGTCCTCAAGTCAATTCGTTACGCCATGATCAGCCCGCAGCACTTGTTCCACATTCAGAAGGAATCACCCATTATGAATGAGTTTTACAGTTTAGTCCACAACTTACTTTTCCTCACTTTCCAGTTTCATTCCACCACACCTCTTGTGTTTGCCAAATATTTTGATGTCAACTGTAGCCTCTTTATACCAAGGAATTATCTGTCTAGTTCCTGGGGTTCCCCATGGGTGATCAATAACCCTGCCCGAGATGATCGTAGCACCAGCTTCCAAACCCAGCTGACACCCAGTAGCTCTGACAGTGGCAGGAAAGTGACCtggaatgccctcttctcaccgaGGTGGCTGCCGATCAGCTTCAGGCCCTCATATTCATCGCCAGCGAATGGAGCGGTACAGGCTTACAGCCCTGAAGATGGGAGGCCGCGGATCGTAATCAACCCAGCTACTAACAGCGTCAACTTCGCAGGAGTCAGCTTCCAGAAGACTATCTTGGTGAGGGTGAAGCAAGAAGGGAGGTCCTATGTGAAGCATGTGTATAACTTTCACCAAAGCACTGAAGAAACTGGTGACTTCCTTGTCCGGGCCGATCTCCAAAAACGCTCCTCAGAATACTTGATTGACAATTCCCTTCACCTCCACATCATCATTAAACCCATTTACCAGGCGCTGATTAAAGCAATAAAGTGA